The Mya arenaria isolate MELC-2E11 chromosome 16, ASM2691426v1 genome includes a window with the following:
- the LOC128221526 gene encoding uncharacterized protein LOC128221526 translates to MAESIETRHENWLRVVWGLLYVREGLQGYVDTKGKQQYQTFMNTVNAKCNNQTCDQCQINIRCQNGTTKVTGKSKFRPAHFCDEMYKEIQNNHVRNNPFWMNTDSTKWLDPHVGYWELAKCYLSTAGYLDKTGSNQVDASGLLSICMNSSYMRQNITHIQHFEELRNIRNMTLHDPHYELDGQTADDCLDKMIAVLEDPQELIHDTFAKQAANQMRKIKFKTEKPPDIIHNKSLEEIESLMYNTIHKKLEVFVVDEVERKVKVEVKQEMQNYSDDRGNDKREHQVEDLRHRLAKYYQKHLNRAPISPLLSDKDERLDMFYVPPKMVEKDHRKIGVTEREQGTSVTAYRQLFCKMRVFRKSVFMVGEAGMGKSSCAAMCALKWANHFSSSNMINEPTSHQTPRNNITLPDFGLTNSDFAHIFRCETEQDEEFKDDSFFKEIEFLLHLTLRDSCDRCDLTDMIQDQLINKIYQQDERTAALSTMQSILSNSICVIIVDGLDEWTHPYDIKCSCSEEDKVIPHLTPTIDATVLITSRPWRMSQQRVKDTKIDTYMEKEGTTDMWLLIQKVLNSLNKTIAVKKKMPDFVKFVDRMNLARLLMVPILSMLLVCLWFEEMYESSSLCDIYAYTIEMMFGRKTLPVLNVSQVEIPFPRCFQHTEKVQKYCSIVIKMAHLAFTTLFSIDQTSALVFKKVDILSHENLLFVLKSGILQETKARSLLRKSSNYSFIHKTVQEFLAAIYMSYHPEEFHRVFLPFYQKNGDVSDISQVFVFMCGLNIKLANEMSALISDIPHHLLFRSDGSHRVIVSGYKEAKASQVLDIQLLLYDFYFRLETIDTGVLNDLLAMNKSKVRSISTSSETNQATLQEVFSNSTDTLTEVFIYDVAGKYDLSACNFLTSLSISGSKLTDIVVNTKNLFELNLKNVSKRVEYSIWQSIESESENLIKLKINCIKIIRIFRQTLPRLKQLHNLTIQSTELGELALLLPASVTNVHTVVNGDGGEAGKEHSNCEVSIIGVYCGSHREA, encoded by the exons ATGGCTGAGAGTATCGAGACAAGACACGAGAACTGGCTGAGAGTGGTCTGGGGACTCCTGTACGTGAGAGAAGGACTGCAGGGATACGTAGATACAAAAGGCAAACAACAGTACCAAACGTTTATGAACACTGTTAATGCGAAGTGTAATAACCAGACATGTGATCAATGTCAAATCAACATCAGATGCCAAAATGGCACGACTAAGGTGACCGGAAAATCGAAATTCAGGCCAGCCCATTTCTGTGATGAAATGTACAAAGAGATACAAAACAATCATGTTAGAAATAATCCATTCTGGATGAATACAGACTCTACGAAATGGCTTGATCCCCACGTCGGTTACTGGGAGTTGGCCAAATGTTATCTCAGTACAGCCGGCTACTTGGACAAAACGGGTTCAAATCAGGTGGACGCCTCGGGACTTTTAAGCATCTGTATGAACAGTTCGTATATGAGACAAAACATAACACATATTCAGCATTTTGAAGAG TTGCGGAACATAAGGAACATGACCCTGCATGACCCCCACTATGAGCTGGACGGACAGACAGCAGACGACTGCCTGGACAAAATGATTGCCGTACTGGAGGACCCACAGGAACTTATCCATGATACATTTGCTAAACAAGCCGCTAATCAAATGAGGAAG ATCAAATTCAAAACTGAAAAGCCACCAGatattattcataacaaatCTCTCGAAGAGATTGAGAGTCTGATGTATAACACGATACACAAGAAACTGGAAGTGTTTGTAGTTGACG AGGTCGAACGAAAGGTGAAAGTCGAGGTCAAGCAGGAGATGCAGAACTATTCTGATGACAGAGGTAACGACAAAAGGGAACATCAAGTTGAAG ATCTACGACATCGGCTTGCCAAGTACTACCAGAAACACCTCAACAGAGCGCCCATATCGCCCCTGCTTTCAGACAAGGACGAGCGACTGGACATGTTTTACGTCCCTCCGAAGATGGTCGAGAAAGACCACAGAAAAATTGGTGTGACTGAGAGAGAACAGGGAACATCTGTGACGGCTTACAgacaattgttttgtaaaatgcgtGTATTTAGGAAAAGCGTGTTTATGGTCGGCGAGGCCGGGATGGGAAAATCCTCCTGTGCTGCAATGTGTGCATTAAAATGGGCTAATCATTTCTCGTCATCGAATATGATTAACGAACCTACTTCACATCAGACGCCTCGGAATAATATTACGTTGCCTGATTTTGGGTTAACCAATAGTGATTTTGCACATATTTTCCGTTGTGAAACTGAACAAGATGAAGAATTTAAAGATGATTCATTCTTTAAGGAAATTGAGTTTTTATTACATCTTACTCTTAGAGATAGCTGTGACCGTTGCGACCTCACAGACATGATACAAGATCAGCTTATCAACAAAATTTACCAACAAGATGAGAGGACAGCTGCACTCTCCACTATGCAAAGTATCCTGTCCAACAGCATCTGCGTAATCATAGTAGACGGCCTGGATGAATGGACTCATCCCTATGATATAAAATGCAGCTGTTCAGAAGAAGACAAAGTAATCCCTCACTTAACGCCAACCATAGATGCAACTGTGTTGATAACATCACGACCCTGGAGAATGTCACAACAACGCGTTAAAGACACGAAAATAGACACGTATATGGAGAAAGAGGGAACTACAGATATGTGGCTACTGATTCAGAAAGTATTGAACAgtcttaataaaacaattgcagtaaagaaaaaaatgcctgATTTCGTCAAGTTTGTTGATAGAATGAATCTTGCACGTCTTTTAATGGTGCCAATACTATCAATGTTGCTGGTCTGTCTATGGTTTGAGGAAATGTATGAATCTTCATCTTTGTGTGACATATACGCATATACTATTGAAATGATGTTTGGGCGAAAAACCCTTCCTGTGCTTAATGTTTCGCAGGTAGAAATTCCTTTTCCACGATGTTTCCAGCACACAGAAAAAGTTCAAAAGTATTGCAGCATCGTTATAAAGATGGCACATCTTGCTTTTACGACATTGTTCTCGATTGACCAAACATCGGCTTtggtgtttaaaaaagttgacattttGTCGCACGAAAATCTCCTGTTTGTTCTGAAGTCGGGAATCTTGCAAGAAACAAAAGCAAGGTCTTTGCTACGAAAGTCATCGAATTATTCATTCATCCATAAAACTGTTCAGGAGTTTCTTGCTGCAATATACATGTCCTACCATCCCGAAGAATTTCATagagtatttctacctttttatcaaaagaaCGGTGATGTGTCGGATATTTCACAGGTCTTTGTTTTCATGTGCGGTCTGAACATTAAGTTAGCAAATGAGATGTCTGCTTTGATATCGGATATACCTCACCACTTACTGTTCCGGTCCGATGGCTCTCATCGTGTGATTGTTTCGGGTTATAAGGAGGCCAAAGCTAGTCAAGTATTGGATATTCAGTTGTTGCTGTACGACTTTTATTTTAGACTTGAAACTATCGATACCGGTGTATTAAATGACTTGCTAGCGATGAACAAGTCCAAAGTGCGCAGTATCAGTACAAGTTCCGAAACAAATCAGGCGACACTACAGGAGGTTTTCAGTAACTCCACAGACACGCTTACCGAGGTTTTCATATATGACGTTGCTGGGAAGTATGACCTCTCTGCGTGCAATTTTCTCACATCCTTATCAATATCTGGATCTAAACTAACAGATATCGTTGTCAATACTAAGAATctgtttgaattaaatttaaaaaatgtttcgaAAAGAGTTGAATACAGTATTTGGCAGTCCATTGAGAGTGAATCGgagaatttaataaaattgaaaataaactgcATCAAAATCATAAGAATATTTCGTCAAACTCTTCCACGGCTGAAACAGTTACACAACTTGACCATACAGAGTACAGAACTCGGTGAGCTAGCATTGCTCCTCCCAGCCTCTGTTACCAATGTCCACACGGTCGTTAATGGGGATGGTGGAGAGGCTGGAAAAGAACACTCAAATTGTGAAGTGTCAATTATTGGAGTGTACTGTGGATCCCATCGCGAAGCATAA